A region of Allocoleopsis franciscana PCC 7113 DNA encodes the following proteins:
- a CDS encoding DUF3318 domain-containing protein has translation MNPEPEIRRLIELMPASGRMLTKIVSKPQQTTVIESPFPPIWSQERPIYINFDLWRRLPKPQRDMLLLRTVCWLVSIKWFKPDLYQGVVLAGLLGGIVELAQGDAVGIVVATGLSAIAGTQIWRSTRSSQSELDADENGIKVATRRGYTDIEAAEHLLAAIDSVVQIEGRYGLNFTELIRTQNLRAIAGLSSVGVPDTVKQE, from the coding sequence ATGAATCCAGAGCCTGAAATTCGCCGTTTGATTGAGCTCATGCCTGCTTCTGGGCGGATGCTAACGAAAATTGTTAGTAAACCGCAACAGACTACAGTCATTGAAAGCCCATTTCCTCCCATTTGGTCCCAAGAGCGACCTATCTATATTAACTTTGACTTGTGGCGTCGCTTGCCCAAGCCCCAGCGAGACATGCTGCTGCTACGGACCGTATGCTGGCTGGTAAGTATCAAGTGGTTTAAGCCCGACTTGTATCAAGGAGTCGTTCTGGCGGGGTTGTTAGGGGGGATTGTGGAACTCGCGCAGGGGGATGCTGTAGGAATTGTAGTTGCTACCGGATTAAGTGCGATCGCAGGAACCCAAATTTGGCGCAGTACCCGCAGTTCTCAGTCTGAGTTAGATGCCGATGAAAATGGGATTAAAGTGGCGACGCGACGTGGCTACACGGACATCGAAGCCGCTGAACATCTGTTGGCGGCAATTGACTCTGTTGTCCAGATTGAAGGGCGGTATGGCTTAAATTTCACAGAATTGATTCGCACTCAAAATTTAAGAGCGATCGCAGGCTTATCATCCGTCGGTGTTCCCGATACCGTTAAGCAGGAGTAA
- a CDS encoding Dps family protein, translating into MRPLNIGLSEEQRQGVTDLLNRDLSDAYLLLIKTKKYHWDVVGPQFRSLHTLWQEHYEALTENIDALAERIRMLGGYPIGTAKGFLEHASISEDAGSLPSAYGMVENLVADHEQVIRNLRDHIDQCGEKYHDQGTADFLTGLMEQHEEMAWMLRSFIEGQSIDPDGRLSAEGMRVPVQMK; encoded by the coding sequence ATGCGCCCCTTAAATATCGGTTTATCAGAAGAGCAACGTCAAGGTGTTACCGATTTGTTAAATCGTGACCTATCTGATGCGTATCTGCTGTTAATCAAAACTAAAAAGTACCACTGGGATGTTGTTGGGCCACAGTTTCGTTCACTACATACATTGTGGCAAGAACACTATGAAGCCTTAACAGAAAATATTGATGCGCTCGCTGAGCGAATTCGCATGTTGGGTGGCTACCCAATTGGTACCGCTAAGGGATTTTTGGAACATGCTTCGATCAGCGAAGATGCAGGTAGTCTTCCCAGCGCCTATGGGATGGTAGAAAACTTAGTTGCCGATCATGAGCAGGTTATCCGCAACTTGCGCGATCACATTGACCAGTGTGGTGAGAAATACCACGACCAAGGTACCGCAGACTTCCTCACCGGACTGATGGAGCAACATGAGGAAATGGCCTGGATGTTGCGTTCGTTCATTGAAGGTCAATCCATTGACCCGGACGGCAGACTATCGGCAGAAGGTATGAGAGTTCCTGTGCAGATGAAATAG
- a CDS encoding helix-turn-helix domain-containing protein, producing MTQDFSQELTQRLQELMQPLSFHSYKQLSKSTGVSEKQFRRLRRGQISQMRVGTLLKLSQALQVSVDELLATFSSESSPYPPSSARGEAASVEALRQEYERLQQQLHDQQETLMQEFQQSSLQVLESWLVQWPTAAYAAQQNQQLPAVRLLPLVRPVEQLLQEWGVEAIASVGAEIPYNPQFHQLMEGTAQPGEMVRVRNTGYRHKEKLLYRAKVSPLGNPSNT from the coding sequence ATGACCCAAGACTTCAGTCAAGAACTCACCCAGCGGTTGCAGGAATTAATGCAACCGCTGAGTTTTCATTCTTACAAGCAACTTAGTAAAAGCACAGGGGTTTCAGAGAAACAGTTCAGGCGTTTGCGCCGAGGACAAATATCGCAGATGCGAGTAGGAACTTTGCTGAAACTGTCTCAAGCCTTGCAAGTGTCTGTGGATGAGTTGTTAGCAACATTTTCCTCTGAATCTAGTCCTTACCCCCCTTCATCTGCTAGAGGGGAAGCTGCTTCTGTCGAGGCATTGAGGCAGGAGTATGAACGACTGCAACAGCAACTGCATGATCAGCAAGAAACGTTGATGCAGGAGTTTCAGCAGTCGAGTTTACAAGTGCTGGAATCTTGGTTAGTCCAATGGCCAACGGCAGCTTATGCTGCACAGCAGAATCAGCAGTTACCCGCCGTGAGGTTGCTGCCCTTAGTTCGACCAGTGGAACAGTTATTGCAAGAATGGGGAGTAGAAGCGATCGCATCGGTCGGCGCAGAAATTCCTTACAATCCCCAGTTTCATCAACTCATGGAGGGGACAGCACAACCAGGAGAAATGGTAAGAGTGCGTAACACCGGGTACCGACACAAGGAGAAACTCCTTTATCGTGCCAAAGTGAGTCCACTTGGCAATCCCTCTAATACCTGA
- a CDS encoding Dps family protein, with protein sequence MQAQAKGLPIDIGIPEDSRQEIAEGLSRLLADTYSLYLKTHNFHWNVTGPMFQTLHLMFETQYNELALAVDLIAERIRALGVPAPGTYTDFAKLSSIPETPGVPKAKEMIRLLVEGQESVARTARSIFPLAEKVNDEPTADLLTQRLQVHEKTAWMLRSLLEE encoded by the coding sequence ATGCAAGCTCAAGCCAAAGGATTACCCATCGATATCGGTATTCCAGAAGACAGTCGCCAAGAGATTGCCGAGGGGCTTTCTCGCCTGCTTGCCGACACCTATTCGCTTTACCTCAAGACTCATAACTTCCACTGGAACGTAACTGGCCCCATGTTTCAGACATTGCACTTAATGTTTGAGACCCAATACAACGAACTCGCCTTAGCTGTCGATTTAATTGCCGAACGCATTCGCGCTTTAGGTGTCCCAGCTCCCGGTACCTACACTGACTTTGCTAAACTCAGTTCAATTCCAGAAACCCCTGGTGTTCCCAAAGCTAAGGAGATGATCCGCCTTCTGGTTGAAGGACAGGAATCTGTGGCAAGGACAGCTCGTTCCATCTTTCCTCTCGCTGAAAAAGTCAACGACGAACCCACCGCCGATTTATTAACTCAACGGCTGCAAGTGCATGAAAAGACCGCTTGGATGTTAAGAAGTTTACTGGAAGAATAA